The Scomber japonicus isolate fScoJap1 chromosome 21, fScoJap1.pri, whole genome shotgun sequence region TGAGGAAAAGGTGatagattatttttattcattaaaaatcagCTGATATCTCATGAATCATCATGTGCTGACATGATCCAATAACAAACTCTGGTTGTCTTACATGAAACATTGAGAGTCTCTTTTCCCTCTGCTGACTTATTGTGTCCTTCATTCACAGAGTAGATGGAAGAACAGGTGATGGTGTATCCATCGTGCTTGTCAGACAGAGTGATGGTCTTCTGGATTTTAGTGGTAAAGGTTCGATCTGTGTTCTCCTCTATTGTGTTGTGAGCGTCTTGTTGGAGATTCCAGGTGAGTTTAGGAGGGGAGTGTGGACAGGGAGTGAAAGCTGAGCAGGTTATAGTGACAGactccttctccttcagctcACCTGAGATTTCAATTGTGGGACTTGGAGGAGAATCTGTGGTTTAAAATCAAACCCACACTTTATACTATACATCAGTGTTACTTATTTTACAGCTAAACTGGAAAAAAttaacattacatcatcattttgaATCCATTGTTAAAGAGCTCATTGAGTATTGTGAACATTCATTGAGACAGTCACTGTCAGATCAGCAATTTAAGCAAACTAAGACTAATTTTGACCATCCATGGATATGTAGAAGTGAAAATAGCTTCACAGATTTCCTTTTTCAGATTAATAAATATTCAGGTATTATTCAGTTTTGAGTCAGGACATTCAAACCAGTGactatctgttttttttttattttaaacaacgatatgagtgaaaaaacaaaactatcttACCTGTGACTGTTATATGAAGAGGATCACAAACAGCTGTTGCCATGTATGGCCAGTTCTCAATTCTGAAGTAGTATATGTCTGTATATGTTGTGATTAAATTGGAAAATAGAGTGGTgcagtttttctctttcaggttTCCAGTAATGTTCATTGGATATGTGTTAACAGTCTGACTACTgttgaaaatcacattttttgaattttgtttaaaatatgGGTTATTTTTAATCCACACTCCAAAGGTTTGTCTGCTTCCATCAAATTCTGTTGCTACTCTAACACTAAAGTTACACGGGATTTGCAAACAAGATCCACTCAGTGCTTCCATCTTCAGTGGTGCAGTGATGAAGAGGTCTGAATGTAAGGAACAAGCAGCCAAAGCACCTGTGAGATCAGATCATCATTAACATAAAGTAGAAAAATCTCCATGATGAGATGGTTCAtgatacaataaatacacttcAGCAGCTGtatgttgcatgtttttctgtcttgtaacaattttaaaataaaacatttaactttgCAGTCAGGATGTGAACAGTTGTAAGAAGTAGCTGATCTTTCTGCTTTGTTTCAGACTGTAAATGATTTGAGTAATGTCTCCAAATAAAAGTGAGTGAACAAACAGCTCACCTGGAAGAAAGAAGACACTCAGTAACATGTTGACTGTCAACATATTTGTAGACAGGACTGCCATCAATCTCATCACCTGGATTTACAAACACAACAATGCAggatttatgatttttttcttttaatcatgttatggttttttttaattaaagttccattccatttaggttaaagagagccaggttcctgctTTTCCTCAAATGTAAGAggaggtcacactaaatacCTGCTGCTTTAGCCAAGTATTTTCTgttctattttttcttctttttttttaatactgcatacacatttcctgtcttttctggttgtattctattaaagagactgagaaataatcatatatggtcattatagcattgctaaatcaacaaatctaatggtggcctaagaccATAGCACAGTCTGTATATCTGCACACTATAAGAAACGTGATGAAGGACTTTGAGGTGTGTCCGCTGAAAAAGatgatgtggaaatgtcagAATTTTAACTGAATTTGACAGATATTCTTGCTATTTACAGATAATGGGTGCCGAAGACACATTtagatttgatgttttagaAATGCTgtaatgaccatatataattattcTATGGTATATCAAATATTAACCTTTGGGGTTAAAAGTTAAGGTCTTACCTGAGAAGTCCACATCAGAATTAGAGCAGCAGTAAAATCCTTTGACTGGTGATTTCAAGTCAAGCTGAGCTGTCGTACAACAGACCAACAAAGCAAACTTCTCTTTTTAGCTTTTGCAATTTAAAACTGAGTCAACTTCCTGTGTTTGAAGACCTACATATCATGTCCATTTAGTTTTGTGGTAAAGCTGTTGTAGTTCAGCTGACCTAAATGATATGAATATTTGACAATTACATggtcgcccataaagttggaatcattttgttttcacacacattcctctttttattttctatttatacacatcagtaatcacctttggCCAGGTAcaatgagattgatcaatacaattttgagaatatatacGTGTATAAACAGTTCTCACTTTTACTGCTCACATCCTGTGAGAATTTGATCCAGGCCAGCTCACAGGATATGAGCAGCTCACTGCAGGTCTATATTCACTATCATGTATTCATTTGAACATGAATACATGAACTGACTTTATTGCTGTCACACAACAGAGAAGCTCTGACTTCACCTCCAGATGCATCAGCAgctctctgtgttgtgtctgACAGTGACCCCCAGTGACTGAATGTGAATATGAATTATggattttatttctatttcttgcTAATTTCAAGAATGTTCTGTTACAGTAATGTAAGACACAAGCaagtcatttatatatattttccacACTGATCTATTTCAATTTGTATAGCCTATATGAATCGTCAGTTGTGCAGACACTtagattaaaaatgattaatagttattataattaaaagtTCATGTGGATTGttaacaggattttttttcaattatatatatttttcttttttctttctttctttttttcttttctttttttacatttactcacTCACAACCTGTTCAGTCCATTTTAGACCTTATGAATGCAGTATGAATAGTTTGAAACATGTTCAAGACATCATCCTGTATTGTACATTTCAGTATTGTATCAccttttttaactttaaccTCCTTCAAACAAAACATTGAAGAACTGAAGTTCTGCAAACTCTAACAACTGATGAAGCCTTTTGTTTCTATGAGAATGTACAAGTCCAGTTGCTCTTGACTCAACAATTTTGAATTATAGCATCACCTGGATGACTGAGATCTTCACAGGCATTGAGTGCCCTGCTTGTAGTGTTCAGTATCTGGTATTGAAAAAAACTCTGTTGATCCATGAGgcttttattaatgactgataaaCATATGAATGAGTGAAAGATGGTCACTTTGGGACATATTTGTATTTCATGTCTGGTCTGTCACACGTCTTCAGCTAAACCTCTCTGAGTTCACCTTTTTGGTTAACAGGCTTCTAGATATCATGTGACCTCAGAGGCTAAAACattgcacacaaacactttaaatataGCTGACGTGCTGTGAGGAAGGAAATCAGATGGAAACTTCAGTCTTCAAATgattcattgtaaaaaaaaaaaattaaaaaaattaaaaattaaaaattaaacacatctcATTAAAAGACTATGCTTAATCttctttattatatatatgtataagaTACATGGCATAAATCATATTATTGACACAGTTGATCCACTGACAAGataatggggtttttttgtgctgtaaatgtcattaacaatgacatcatcagtagcTCTTTTAAGCCTCTGTGTAAACATGTAACACAAATGATAGAGaagttataaaaatgtttttctgctaAAGACTGCATGATGAGCTTCATGGCAAGATATCTGAAAGTTcatattttaacagtttttaatttaattattaatgtattatttacttTATGATTATTCATCATCATAGAAGTCACTTTAAACCACAAATTCAAACAATGAGTCCAGAGATGTAAATCTGCAGAACTACATTATGAATTacaatatttaatgtaaaatataactGATACCAAAGTTGTGACATTATGGTATCTGTTAATGGTAAAATGTTGCAGTAACCTctaatttattaaatattaattaactaaagaagaaaaaataagacattatATCAAATATTGTCCTCTTCGTTTCAGAAGgaataacaaaacaataaaataaaaaaaattggcTTAAAAAGCTTAAAGGTTTTACCAAACATGTCCACATCAGAATCAGAGCAGTAGTAAGATCCTTTGACTGATTTCATGTGAAACTCGTAATTTAAGCTGAGTTGACAATACTAACCAAACTAACCAACTTCCCTTTTTGGCTTTTGCAGTTTAAAACTGAGGCGACTTCCCGCGACCTACAGATCAAGTCCATTTGGTTTTGTGGTAAAGCTGGTgtagatcagctgacctgaatGATATGAATATTTGACAATTATAAACAGCTCTCACCTTTACTGCTCACATCCTGCGAGAATTTTAACCAGCTCAATATTCACTATTATATAGAATCAATTATATAAAtcactaaaataatgtattcatttgaACAGACGATATATTAACTTCATGTATTAATGAGATAATCTGTGATGAAAatgctttttcatttcacttgtttatttgtgttattacaatTTTATCATTGAATAATTTCCACAAGTTATTTTGTGAGTTATTTCAAAATATAATTTACAGAGTCACCATTTTAATCATTCTCTGTTCTTTTATGAATATATTTGACTGTATGGATGGCATTGTTTGTCTGCCAGTCCACCATTCTGGTCCAGACTCAAATATGGATGACAGTCGCCCCTCTCCTATCTGGCAGAGAACATGGTGCTAAATCACTTTCAGATGACTTCTTTCTGGGTCAGAGTTTTGAACATAACAGAGCAGCTCCTTCACTGTGATGTATTGATCTACAGAGGGACTCAACATGGGAACTTCACAAAATGATTAGGCTTTAAAAAAGAATTAATAACAATTtgatcaataaaaaacaattcaatATAGGAGAAAGGCAAGAATagacaaaacatatttaaaggagataaaagcAATTCAAGGAAAATTAAAACTCAAATAATACCAGGAAAGACTCTTTGATAAAAGTATGATTTAAGAAGGGACTTAAAAGAGATCACTGAGTCAGCTGACCTGATTGAGTTTCAGGGTTCTGACAGCAAATACTCTGTCCCCTCTAGTTTTCAACTGGGACTCTGGAACAGAGAAAAGACCTCCACAGAGGATCTCAAAGTATGTATTCACACATTCAGCACTAAGAGGCCAGAGAAATATCTGGGAGAGAGGCTGTGAAGAACCATAACAGTGATCAGTAGGATCTTAAAATGAATTGTAAAACatactgggagccagtgtaaagaggCTAAACCAGGAGGGATGTGATCacatctctttgttctggttaaaagcCTGACAGCTGAGTTCTGTTCAATCTGGAGTCCATCAATAGATTTTTGGTTGAGACAAGTAAAAATGCTGTTGTAATAATCTAGACATGATGAGATAAAAGCATGTAAAATTGCCTATGTgtctttaaaagtaaagattaaataaagatgtttcaaatgtttataagatgataaaaaagaagaatgcACAAGTGTTTTGGTGTACTGCTTAAAGCTTAaattactgtcaaataaaatgcCAGGTTTGAAATGTTCCACTAGGGACCAGCAGATGGCACAATTTGCTTTTCCATGTGCTGAGACACAATGAAGGATCTCTGTTTAGTTTGAGTTCAGCTGAAGAAAATTGTTTGACATCCAGTCTTTGACATTGCAAAGGCAGGGTGTGTGGATATAATGGGCAGGTACATatgtgtgtcatcagcataacatGGAACGAACAGTGTGCAACACAGTTTAATtataaatagattttaaaggtggagacagagtcagaagtgtgaatgtctggtgggagagattTCCAAAGGccgggggcagatcggctgaatgctcttgaccccatggtggttaagttagCAGACGGGgcagagagctggttggcagaggaggatcggagagttcgagaaggtgtgtagatgtgaataagttcagagagatatgatggtgccaggttgggaaggatcttgaacgtgaggagtagaatctaaaagtcaatgcaggatttgatagggagccaatgaagttgcagcagggcaggagtgatgtgttcaatagagggagttctggtgaTGATATATTTTTCTCGTTTAAACAGCgttttgattactgtttttgcAACATGCCATTCAAACATAACTGCAAAGCTTTTCAACAGTAAACTtatcaaaatacaaataaatgtatgatgAGAATGGGTAGGGTAAGTAtccaacatttatttttcaaaaagaagtTTGTAAAAGTGCACatggacagagcagagaggatcaTTGTGTCCTAAAATACTTCACACCTGGTTACAAACAAGTGATCTCATCAGGTGGTCAGCTCTGTGGTCCAGAGAAACAGAGGGGTCGAAATGTGAGTTAAAAAGTTAGCAGTAGAAAAGGTAGCagtaaaaaggaataaaacactcaaatgaTATTCTTCATATAAGTGACAAAAGGTAAAATAGAGAGGAgaggttaaaaacaaaacacatccaGCACAAAGTGTACAGAAtgatttttcacttttaaaaatatcacaaaacaaaatgacacagaAACAACTTATGGTTCAATCTAATCTTGTTCTACGCTGCTGTGTGTGCTGAACTGCTTCTGGTGTCACTTTCACTGTATTTCTTTAGACTTGTTCCCTATTTGGAGTTTTTATCTATATCTGAAATCTACATgactaataataaaacagctaTGCTATGTCAGCACACATGTAACATATTGataacagaaatgaaaaaagctgCAGGATGAGTTAGTTTTGAGCTTCTCTTCATTGAACTGTGAACAGTGAAAATGTTCTAAAAAGTTGATCTCTCCATAATGgatcccttcttcttctgttttagcTAGCTCTTCTTCACCTGTTTGACTCTGCAAAACAAAGTAACCAAAAAAACTGTTGTTAGAAGCAGCAGGTTTAACCTGTCAATGTCACCTATTTCTGTCACTCAGCTCCCCCTGATAGACTGTAAAGATCAGAATAAACTGTTTTCACAGCAGTGAAACATTGTATGTTGTTTCAAGAAATTGTGGACTCATTTGGGTTAAACCTTTCTGTGCTGAGCCCCTGACCTTGTGGCCATCTAGTGGCGACTTTTGGTATTACTCTCATTTTCCCTTCTCCATGTGCTACAGATAAAAGCT contains the following coding sequences:
- the LOC128382199 gene encoding myelin-associated glycoprotein-like; protein product: MRLMAVLSTNMLTVNMLLSVFFLPGALAACSLHSDLFITAPLKMEALSGSCLQIPCNFSVRVATEFDGSRQTFGVWIKNNPYFKQNSKNVIFNSSQTVNTYPMNITGNLKEKNCTTLFSNLITTYTDIYYFRIENWPYMATAVCDPLHITVTDSPPSPTIEISGELKEKESVTITCSAFTPCPHSPPKLTWNLQQDAHNTIEENTDRTFTTKIQKTITLSDKHDGYTITCSSIYSVNEGHNKSAEGKETLNVSCKTTRVCYWIMSAHDDS